One Gossypium hirsutum isolate 1008001.06 chromosome A08, Gossypium_hirsutum_v2.1, whole genome shotgun sequence genomic window, CTtctcaaattcaaataatttcctttttttttttatgttttatcacCATAAGGGAAATTAAGTATTTGGAAGGCAATTTTACAGCAATAAAGTAAGCATATCTTTAATTAAGATATGCTAAtaattgatatttataataatacagAAATTGGAACAGAATAATGTTTTGTATAATTAATCTAAGCTATATAGAAAAGGGAAGTAAAGGAATAAAGTATGAACAAAAATGCTAGAATTCCTCCAATGGTAAAACTTGATGCTGAACTAACAACATGGTATCCAACACTATACTCTGTGTTTCCATTCTTCACTTTAACACTTGAAGTGCCTATCATTCACCAAAATATAACTTGTTACCATCTTATTAATAGTCTCAAACATAATGTAAATGTTATAAGAATCGCTGAATCGGGCCAAAGTTGAACTTTTAGTTTTCGGTTTAATCATTTTTGTTGAGGGAGGTCGATTCCTGGAAGAGATGCTTTTAAAGTGTTGTACATTCAGAGCTGACGATTCTCTTAATAGGTTGGTCCTATCCCTGAGTTAAGTTAAGGTTTTGTCTCTTAATTCTGTCAAGAGCCCAAATTAGAAGTGGGGTTTACGGAGCAAGAGTGACTTGTTGAATCAGATAGTTCATTATATATGGGTCACCTATCAAGGAGATGTTTGTGTTGTGTGCTTACTAGCGTTTAAACTCTTGCTTATATGGCATCTAAGGGTAATATTAGCATACACTTCATTAGATGTTATATAAGGAACAAAGATTTAAACCCTACTTTTGATAAGTGATCCATGCGTCAATCTAACAAGGCACTCTTGCTTAGTGAATTTCGCTTTCGGTGTGAACTTATGTCAGAGTTGAAGACAAAATTATGTCTCAATTTGAAGACATTACTTATCAATTGAAGGATCTATCAACTCCAGAAAAATGACACTTTAAAGACTTCTTCAGAAATTAATATCCACTcagcttttttaaaaataaattaataataattaataaaaaaggtaaaagtttgaaattttaaaatcaattatatTTAACCAGTTTTTCTCTGCtggatttttagtttttattgatttaaaacaattttaattattttttataacatatcATTAATTGAATTTACAATTTTCGATTCAGATCTCGTTGTGATAATATTACgtaatgtaaaaaataaacaaaaaataattgaaGAAATCAACAAAAGTCGTTTAACAAGAGGATACTCACAATTATATTCAGTCCATCCAATGGTCTGGTTTTCAATATCATATATGACCAACTTATTAGAAAGCACCAAATCTGCATTTTCaagaaattcaaataaattataacaTAAACTATTTTGGTAATcataattttgttttgaaaatttaaatttcgagtttggTATGTAAAacgaaaatttttaattatattaattattcaaattaaaaaataatatttataatagtaAATTAAAACATACCTCCTAAAAGAATCATCTCCTCTTCATTAGTAGATTTAGACCCACCATCTTGCCAACCGATACACCGCATATCATTCTAAAAAAGGCACATGAAtatgttaattaatattttttaaaacagatTGATGGTCGAACAATCAATCCAATTGGTTTAAAAGacataaattattaaagaaattataaaaatcaattcaACCCGATTCAACTCTTCATATTGATTTGTAAATCAACTAATTCTTTTACTTCTTATCGAATTAATACTAAACTGATTTCTTGTTCAATCAATCCAACTTAAATAACATTGATAATTAATGTGTAAAATTCCCAGacacaaaaatcaaataaattatctaAAACCCACAAAAAGAATCTAACAATTGGTtgccaaataataataacaacaatcaTGCTTTTGGATCATACAATTAAATAAACTTTTTGTACTTACACGAAATCTGAATAGGTAATCATGTGGATAAACTGTTAGAACAAGAGAATCTTTAAAAAGGAGCTTTATCACTGGAAATTCATCATCAACACTGCAACAACACAAGAAATGAAGCAAAAAATGGATATTATTAGTAAACAATAAACTGTTACAACAGTTATACCTTGTATTTATTTAgagataaaattatataaaaaaatcaaacctgATATTAAACAAGTTAGAGAAAAAATAACATTTACTCCCTGAATTTAgtaacttttttcaatttagttcgtTAATTTTTTTGGGTTCATATTAGTATTGGAACTTGGTGACTTTTTCTAATTTTGGTCCCTGTGATGACGAAGCACTATGAGATTATGTCATTTTACCACTTAgttcatttataaaaaaattaataatttttaggtGAAGATGTGACATGGTATCAGAGTTCATTGTTAGCACATTGACTACAACTGAGAAAAGTACTAAATTTCAGGATTAATatgaacaaaaataaaagtttagaaattaaattgaaaataattaccAAGTTAAGGAATTAACTGTCGCTCTATTCTTTATTTTAAGGTTCATgtttattcatgtatatatgattgtgtatatatatagaagAGAGTATAATAGTAGTGTCTTACTTTTTGTCATACTTAAAACAAGAAAATTGGCCCTCTATTTTTTCCATTTCCAATGACTTTCCGGAGGTAATCTAATTAACAAAAAAGAACATACAATGTAATCAGTAAAGGATTAATGTGAAAATCCAAGTAAATATAAGGGGGGCAATTGATACAAACCTTTTGAATAACCTGTTCGTGAATTGTGGTTGGAAGATAGGCTAAGGTTGTGCCACTATCAATGATTGCTGCATTTTCATCAATACTACCAAAAAAGCTTGTTTCAAGCTTAACTATGGTATCTCCAATATGTACTTCCTTTAGTGTAATTTTGTAATGTGACCTATAAGATTGTtcataaaaaagagagagagtatATTTATCAATTTATAGACTATGAATTCACACTTCATAATAATAGgaataatttaacaaaataaattaataattggaccgaattttgaaatataaaaagtagagggactattttataaaatatatgatggCATGAAATAtatactttcttttcttttcttttttttacaattgggaatttttttttcacatttaaataagaaaaaagttTGACATCATATGAACtaaaaagtataagaactaaaaCCGGTCAAATTATAGTAAGGACTAAATCcttcaaaaacacataatttaagGACTTTGTATAAAATTTGACCATCTTGGAGCCTAAAGTCCtaagtaaaattttttatataataaaaccaaATTCAAAGATAAATTGATAAGTGATTAATTTATATTGGAACCATAGGTACTGAAAAAAGAAGTAAGAAATGTAAAAATAGATGACTTACTGTCCTGCAATCATTTTAGTTTTATTCATTTGAGGTCCTACCACTTCACCAATTGCAAAGATTCCACCTCCGTCCACATTATCCAAACAATGTGCGAATTTATTTTTCACTACTCCGTTTTGAGCTAGTTGTGAAATCATGGATGAATTTGCTTGTCCAAATCCAATGATTCCATCAACTGATTCACTTGATGTAGTTGTCTGACCAGCTCGTTTAGACCCGCacctaattgaaaaaaaaaatgaaaaaggtacTTAAAACTCTAAATTAcattattaacaaaaaaaaaactatagtgCATCAAAATATGTTCCAATTCCTATCATATCTAGGGATAAAATTGAAATGTAAATAATTCGAGTTTTGTTATTCGTAAATAATCTATTCCTATCATATCTAGGGGTGAATCTATAAAAGTTTTTTGAGAGGTTgggattaagttataaattttgataagagttaaaatgcaattttactattatattaattaatatatttataattttttaaaagagtaaattattattaatttataattttatacatttcaaaagataaaaattataaatttataattttaagaggATGAAGACTCCTGTCTGCCCCTCCCGTCACCCTTGATCATATCAAAGTTACCCTGTAGCAATCCTATACTTAATAAGACATCATTACGTAATTCTACCAAAGACTCCTTTATATACACTTTTACCCACTGTTGAAACTCTCTCCCACATTTTCCTCCGCAAGAGAACCCCACTTTGGGGACTTTTGAGAACTAATCTTCTCTCCCTCTTTTTTTACTATACTCTCGTGATCACTCAGCTCTataattctttatttttcaaaagtgaATAGTCATCAAACCTTCAAATCTGAACCTTGTATCAACAAATCCAAATTTatgaagataataataaaatcatttcatCCACGTGTTgagttttaaaagttaaaaaagactttttatttagattttttacTTTGATTTATCAACCCACCAAAATATTTTACCCTTTTAACATTACATTTACcaggaaatatatattttaacctcAAAAACTATGCCAATGCAAACAAAAACATTAACCAAAGAGCACCAAAGTAGAACCACCCATCTATTTGCACCTAATTGAGAATAGGAAATGGAttagaaacatatatatatatatatacatatatattcttaGGTACAAATAAATGGTCATTTTCAAATGAATTCatgaacattttaattttttaataaactaAGTATTATTATATGCGGTAAAAGTAACATAGAGGACCCTGTATTAGAATTCAAATTGTATTTTGctctttatattaaaaaaaaatgagcAAAATAGCCATTGTATagtagatcaaagagtaaactagtaattttgttaaaaatttccctatttttttaacaatacaaatgaataagatttttaacataaaagaataattttctctttaatctaatgtacataaactaatttatctatttttttaataaagcgAACAAAATGTGATCTGACTTCtaatataaaaactttcataataTCTTTACCCATTATACGAATATACCAAACAAAGGGCGAGCAAAAGTCTTCATCCACAAAATTCTTAGCTTCACCCATTATTATAAGTAGCATGTTCATGAACTAACCCGAATACTATACTCCCGTTTGTGGGTGAAGTTTGAAGGTTACCAGTCACTTGCTGAAGTTCTATGGTATCTTTTACAAAGTATCCACCATTTGAGGTCCCGTCACCGTAAGTAACATAGTATTCACATTGAAGATCAGGCTTACAATCTTTGAGTTTACCGTCATGTGCAGCAGCACAAAATTCATTGTTACAATAAACCAAACTTGAAGTGGATGATTTCTTGTGGTCATATTGTTTTAATGATATCTGcaattaaaaacaatattaaataattaaactcttCATCATAGTTTAAAAAGAGATTAAtagatatgaaattattaaaaagggaACATACACCAAGATCACTTTTTTCTGGACATTTGTCACAACCAACACAATTAACCCATAGAATGTCACTTCCTGTATCAACTTGTACATGGTATTCTTCTAATGGGTTACCGATTTTAAGTTTTGCAAAATAAAGCCTGAAAGAAGAAGAGTTAAGTTTTTAAggcaatgaaaataaattaagcaattaaacttaaaaataatagtCACCATATAATTTAAACAGCTGAATTTTCTAATGCATAAAGATGAAAATAGAAATATGAAGGTAAAAGTACTccctaaaaatatataattagtctatatgttaaatcaaataataaattagctgttttgttaaaaatttaattcatttctaCGGTTCAAAATTGATCCCTATACATCAGCATAATGTACAAGTGGCATGTTACATATCACTGTTCAcgtcagtttttaacagtacaaatagaTGAGATTATTAACAAAATGGACCAATGTGCTCTTTGAACTAATATAGAATAACTAAATTGTCTATTTTTCTAGTAAAGACAATAAAATACAATCTGATTACTAGTAGGAcatccataatacttttactaaataTTGAAAATAAGTGAGAAAAAATGCCTTCTTTTTAGTAATTTGGACATTATTTACCCAATTACTATTAACCAAACATCAAAATCTAGTGGTCAAATTCCTAACAAAAGGTCCATGTACTATGGTTTTTTATGGGTTTAGTCCtactaaaattcaatatttttaatctCTATTTCTTCGAAATGTGTATTTCAAtctagagatattttttaatcaaatgaTTTTAATCAGTATTTTTACTAAAATGCTAAAGTGTTGTCACATTATTGTATGTTTTAGAAAATTACTGAGAAAAAGTGATTAAATACACCAAAGTCGCATAATACAATGACCTTTTACACAATTTAACCAAATCTAGCCAAACCAAATTGGTAAAAACACCTCTTTTTTAGTAAATTGTTTTCTAAAAAAGTTGTGAGCAACTATAGACTAACAATAAATGCTTTTTGTCAATTATACgtaattttgatttatataataataaatttagactCAATCCTTACATAGgcttaatttgttattatatgtACAATTGCCTACAAATATTAATAGTGTTTAGTTGCTCACTTTGGACTAGTCAATATCAAAATACACTGAATTCGCATACTACAAGGACTTTCTACAGAATTTAACCAAATCTAGCCAAACAAAATTCACGAGAAGAATTTCTTGTTTCCTCAAACATAAGattaaaaaacaacaacaaataataatttattggatgaaaataattcataaaagaattaaaaaaacaaaaactaaccCAGCACCAGAAGGATGACCATCACCACCTAAAGGCACATCAACGTCAACGGTAGAGAGAAATCTGCCATGGCGACGCATATCATGAGCTTTCATAGCCCTTAAATGATTTCGTTTACCTGCAAATTTATGTTTTACATCAAAAGTGACAACATTCCCATAAGCACTACAACCAAATTCCCCCACCAATGCCGCCACCAGTGTCACCGCCGCCAATGCCAATCTCCTTAGATCCATTTTTACTGCCCCCAaaagaaatgttttaaaaaaGTTATTGCTCCTCCTCCCTATCTCTCAATACATTCAAAATTTCGggggtttattttattattttattaatttttgttatttttctggttttttttgttgttttattttacaaaagGGAGACAAAGAGATAGAGAGACAAAGAGGAGGAGAAGGAGGCCAAGGCAAAGGCCAAAAGCCATGAAAATGGAGGAGGGAAAATGGTAGGGAAATAGGCGTTTTCAACGGCGATTTACATGCCTTATTTGTAAACACCATATCCATAAttcaatttgtattttttttagaaaactatAAAAAggtttttcttattttgttcatccacaagtttttttaaaaaatattaatgttttaacAATCATTTTAATTCAGATCACcgactaattaatttaatcaatcgtctcgatttaaataaattatcaaacacatttaaaaattaaaaattaaaattttcttttctacttTTTAGTAATTTCTCAGTAATAGGTAGTTTAATTTAGAATTTGATTTTAAGTTGGTTGTTTTAGAAGATTAGATAATCTTTTTTAAGATGATTATTATTCCATAACATAAGTTtctttatattcttttttttttaatttatattctcTTACAATTACaataaaatctaattttttaaatgattttatcgataataaataattatacatcTTAATTTTTCAGATAGTACGAATTATAATTAcataattaaattcttaaatatacAAATGTTTTGAAAATCACGATGCTGCATAATTACTCCTAATTCTCCTAATTCTCAACTCATGAATTAGAGCAACTAGCAAAAGTAAttataatcaatttaataattttgaattttatgatacGCAAGTACTTCCCATGGAGAGATTTCTCTCTCTCATTTTACAACCCTGAGGCGCCTAGTTGTTCCGCCGCTCATGTGGTCGGCAACCTAGTTGACCGCCACAAATTGCTCTTTCTTCCTAGGGCTTCTTGCCTCttcgttcttttcttttttggcacTCTCCTTTGTTCTTgttttttccccttcctttttgCTTCTTCCCATCACGTATTTTGTTAGGCCACGATCATCCTCCCCGTTCATTTTTTGGAGTCGCCATGGGCATGCCTTGGGGCTGAAGGTTTTCGTCTTCGGGGCCTCGTTAAGCAAGGGCGGTGTGTCTCTTTCATCAAAGAGGCTCCCTTTTGATGGCTTGGATGACCTTCCGTGGTGGAAAGGGAGTAGTCATCGGTAGAGGATAGCAAAAATCGATTTTAACGAAAAAACAAAAAACCTGACACTTATTTTTTTTCCGGTCTCGATTTAGTCAGTTTGGACAGTTTTGTCAATTTCATTATCAGTTTAACTGCTTCTCTCAATTGGTTTTCGGTTTTTGAATCCTGAAACTGAACGAACCAAAAAAAACtaacttatattatatatacatatttaattatttaaaatatatttattttcataataaataacaaatatatttaatttttaattatttaaaattggaGTCAGTTAACTGCAAAAGCCAACCGAATTAACGgcaattcaatttaattagttttatcaaGAAAAGTCAGCTGGTTCGGTCTTAATGTGTTAAATTCGATTAAATttgttccaaaaaaaaaaaccaactaaACCAACAGACTAAACGGATTGCTCACCCCTAGTCATGTCCCCTACATGGTTGTTTTAGGTCGCGACCACGATGTCATATTCGGTTTTAGGCTGGTAACCCCAAAAACCGCCATTGGGGTGGGCAGTATTGACGCTGCCATGCTATTTTGTTGTGCAAGGCTGGCTACTCCCTATAGGATACAAATGGTGATTTCTTCCTAATGTCATGTGCTATTATATGGACTAGTGATGCACCATTTGACTGTTAGGCTCCTTTCTGTGATGATTCCTGCGCAGGGCAAGCAAGGATTTGACAAAGGACTCCCACGCCCTATGGTATTTCTGATTCCCATAAATAAGCTGTCGATATTACCGGCAaaagttgaatgaaaaaaaaaaaaggcatggTTAATGGTATGGAAGTCTGAATCAACATCCTGTCACATGTATTGCTTGTTAAAAGCCatttataaatcaagaaagacaaCAGCAAAATGATCTGTCACTAAATGCAATTACATTTATAAACTCATGCAACCTTCTGAACCATAAaacctttataaaataataagctaccaccccccaaaaaaaagaatGCTACATTATAACCAATCTAAATACCAAAACTGATTCAATTGACTCGAGAGATCAAAATATATCACAAAAGGTCAATAACACTTTCATGAATAAGCACTACATAGTTCAAAACTGTAAGGCACCTCTAACCTTCACTTTGCCAGTCCGTGCATCCCCAAATGCCCACCGCACGATGCATTCATTAATATCAAGACTAAATAAGCAGATTCAATGGAAGTGTAAGAAAATGACCGGCTAACAAGAAAACTACCTTTCCATGGAAGTGTATCGATTTGATCAATGCTTATGTTTGTTCTTTTTTGGATTAGAAGAAATCATTCCGTATGCTTTGCGTCTCGACTCTGATATGTTGGTTGCTTGACGACGCTTTTTCTTGCCATGTTTTGATGACTCTGAATCCTCCAATTTTGTGCTCTCATCTTCCTTTGATTGCTCGGCAGTTTCTCTTGACCTTTTCTTACTGACCTTTTGATGTCTTTGCTTCTCCTTGAGAAGTTCCTTAATCCTCAATTTCTGCTGGTACCTCTTACTATTGGGTACCTTCCATTCCTTATCTGTATATGGTGCAAGCTTCTTTAAAGAAACGTATTGATTCAATTCTTTCTCATCCAAAGCTAGTAGCTCACTAGGCTTCAACCCGAATCTATTAGGTTTGATCTTGACATATTTAAATCTTGTTTTCAAGTCTCCAATTGTATCCTCATAGTCCAAATTATAGAATTCCTCCCACATTTCGTTTAAAGCTTTCTGAACGACAGACATTTTACGCTTCCTCTTCCGCTTACCTTCCTCAGTCTCCTCTTCCTTACTTTcctcgtcatcttcttcattatcATCACTTTCGTGTTCTTTGCCCTCgtcatcaccatcaccatcatcttctttttcattttcatcttcatctccatcttcatcttcatcttcatcttcaacatcatcctctcctttttcttcttcctctcctgAATCATTATCGCCACTACTCTGTAACTTGTTCTTATTCCTCTCCCTTGCAGCCAAGAAACCATCATGAGACTCTAGCACATCCCATCCTTTAGGAAGTCCAAGCAACTCATCCTCCTTATCGAAGTCTGGTTTTTCGATTCTTTCACTATCACTATTTAACTCAGCATCTTCGTCATCATAATACTTCTCATCAAATACGGCCTCCATCATCTTATCATACTCATCAGGATCAAACTCCTCCTCCAAATCCTTTGCACTAAACGGACAATCGTCTTTGTTAATCCCTGCAATCTCCATAACCTTCTTCATTCTCTCCTTAATTTCTTCCTTCTTCAGATTCTTCAAATGCTTCAACTCCTCCTTCCTTTCCATTTCCGCAACCCTCATTCTCTCCTCCTTCCTTTCTCTTTGCGCCTTCCTCTTGCTCTCCTTCTTCCTCACTGTCCCCTCTACTTTCCGAGAATACCCTATCACTCTATCCTCCGCATTCTCCTCGTGCCTAAAGTTATACTCCATCTCATACCCCTCCTGTCTCTCAATCTCCTCTTCATCCCTCAACACCTCATCCACTATGTCGTTATCAATCTCAAGATCCCCGCCTTTCCTCTCCTTATCGATCCACATCTTGTTCTTAAAAAACTCCTTCAAGAACTTCGAGTTCTCATCGATTTCAGCATCCTCCCCGAAATATTCTTCCAACTTCTTAGAAAATTCACCATGGTTTAAGCCTTCTTTTCCCTCATCATCCTTACCCTTTTTTTCCTTTACTCTTAAGAAATCTCCATCATCTTTGTTTTCAATTTCTTCAGTTGCATCCAAAAGAGCCTTCTTTATCTCTTCTTGTTCTTCATCATAAGTCTTTACCTTCTTCTTCGTCTTAACAGAAGCATCCTGTTCATCGAAATCAGGCCCTTCTTCAATCAACTGCTTTGCAACCACATCTTTTAAATACATTGACTTCTTATCTTTCTTTTTTCCCTGCTCGGTTTCTTCTTGGTCCGATTTGCCactttcatcatcatcatcagacTCAAAAAGCTTCACatctttttccttcaattttgggTCCCGGCTTCTCACCTACATGAAAACATTGAAATTTCATGACAAAAAATCACTAATAAATTgacaaaaatttcaattttcacaccaattagcaaaaaaaaaaaaaaaaacactttttccttcaattttggaTCACTGCTTCTCGCCTACATGAAAACATTGAAATCTCAAGATAAAAAGATCActaataaattaacaaaaatttcaattttcacacaGT contains:
- the LOC107928312 gene encoding aspartic proteinase 36, which gives rise to MDLRRLALAAVTLVAALVGEFGCSAYGNVVTFDVKHKFAGKRNHLRAMKAHDMRRHGRFLSTVDVDVPLGGDGHPSGAGLYFAKLKIGNPLEEYHVQVDTGSDILWVNCVGCDKCPEKSDLGISLKQYDHKKSSTSSLVYCNNEFCAAAHDGKLKDCKPDLQCEYYVTYGDGTSNGGYFVKDTIELQQVTGNLQTSPTNGSIVFGCGSKRAGQTTTSSESVDGIIGFGQANSSMISQLAQNGVVKNKFAHCLDNVDGGGIFAIGEVVGPQMNKTKMIAGQSHYKITLKEVHIGDTIVKLETSFFGSIDENAAIIDSGTTLAYLPTTIHEQVIQKITSGKSLEMEKIEGQFSCFKYDKNVDDEFPVIKLLFKDSLVLTVYPHDYLFRFRNDMRCIGWQDGGSKSTNEEEMILLGDLVLSNKLVIYDIENQTIGWTEYNCTSSVKVKNGNTEYSVGYHVVSSASSFTIGGILAFLFILYSFTSLFYIA
- the LOC107928361 gene encoding protein KRI1 homolog — its product is MGMKLFNDDVGPENDDISKIEINKDYARRFEHNKKREDLQRYEELKKKGHVEESDEESSDDDDDDDDEVDFTDQIAKDEDFFKALLRVRSRDPKLKEKDVKLFESDDDDESGKSDQEETEQGKKKDKKSMYLKDVVAKQLIEEGPDFDEQDASVKTKKKVKTYDEEQEEIKKALLDATEEIENKDDGDFLRVKEKKGKDDEGKEGLNHGEFSKKLEEYFGEDAEIDENSKFLKEFFKNKMWIDKERKGGDLEIDNDIVDEVLRDEEEIERQEGYEMEYNFRHEENAEDRVIGYSRKVEGTVRKKESKRKAQRERKEERMRVAEMERKEELKHLKNLKKEEIKERMKKVMEIAGINKDDCPFSAKDLEEEFDPDEYDKMMEAVFDEKYYDDEDAELNSDSERIEKPDFDKEDELLGLPKGWDVLESHDGFLAARERNKNKLQSSGDNDSGEEEEKGEDDVEDEDEDEDGDEDENEKEDDGDGDDEGKEHESDDNEEDDEESKEEETEEGKRKRKRKMSVVQKALNEMWEEFYNLDYEDTIGDLKTRFKYVKIKPNRFGLKPSELLALDEKELNQYVSLKKLAPYTDKEWKVPNSKRYQQKLRIKELLKEKQRHQKVSKKRSRETAEQSKEDESTKLEDSESSKHGKKKRRQATNISESRRKAYGMISSNPKKNKHKH